The genomic DNA CAACCATGTGCCTACAAGCAGTTAGAGCCCGTTTATGGGTGATAGCGTGCCTCTTGTAGAATGAACCGGCGAGTTACAGTTGCATGCAAGGTTAAGCCGAAGAAGCGGAGCCGTAGCGAAAGCGAGTCTTAAGCGGGCGAATTAGTATGTTGCCGTAGACCCGAAACCAGGTGATCTATCCATGTCCAGGATGAAAGTGCGGTAATACGCACCGGAGGTCCGAACCCGTGTACGTTGAAAAGTGCTGGGATGAGGTGTGGATAGCGGTGAAATTCCAAACGAACTTGGAGATAGCTGGTTCTCTCCGAAATAGCTTTAGGGCTAGCCTCGGAATTAGAATCATGGAGGTAGAGCCACTGTTTGAGCGAGGGGTCCGTCTTGGATTACTGAGTTCAGATAAACTCCGAATACCATTGATTTATGTCCGGGAGTCAGACGATGAGTGATAAGATCCATCGTCGAAAGGGGGACAGCCCAGACCGCCAGTTAAGGTCCCTAAATAGATGCTAAGTGGAAAAGGAAGTGGAGTTGCTTAGACAACTAGGATGTTGGCTCAGAAGCAGCCACCATTTAAAGAGTGCGTAATAGCTCACTAGTCGAGTGATTCTGCGCCGAAAATTTACCGGGGCTAAGCATCTTACCGAGACTGCGGACGCAACTACGTTGCGTGATAGGAGAGCGTTCTAAGGGCGATGAAGGCAGACCGGAAGGACTGTTGGAGCGCTTAGAAGTGAGAATGCCGGTATGAGTAGCGAAAGATCAGTGAGAATCTGATCCACCGAATGACTAAGGTTTCCTGGGGAAGGCTCGTCCTCCCAGGGTTAGTCGGGACCTAAGCCGAGGCTGAGAAGCGTAGGCGATGGATAACAGGTTGAGATTCCTGTACTAGTTAATTATGTTGGAACGATGGAGGGACGCAGAAGGCTAGGTTTAGCATACGATTGGAAAGGTATGTTCAAATCGTAAGTCAGGTGAGGAGTGAAATGCTTCTGACCGGGTTGACAAGCGATGATGAGGATCGAAATTAAAGTAGAGAAGGAACCGATGTCACGCTGCCGAGAAAAGCTTCTAGTTAGTAATTAACTACCCGTACCGCAAACCGACACAGGTAGTCGAGGAGAGTATCCTCAGGTGAGCGAGAGAACTCTCGTTAAGGAACTCGGCAAAATGACCCCGTAACTTCGGAAGAAGGGGTGCTGACCGTCAGGTCAGCCGCAGTGAAGAGACTCAAACGACTGTTTATCAAAAACACAGGTTTATGCAAAATCGTAAGATGAAGTATATGGGCTGACGCCTGCCCGGTGCTGGAAGGTTAAGTGGAAAGGTTAGCTTCGGCGACGCCTCGAAATGAAGCCCCAGTAAACGGCGGCCGTAACTATAACGGTCCTAAGGTAGCGAAATTCCTTGTCGGGTAAGTTCCGACCCGCACGAAAGGCGTAACGATTTGAGTACTGTCTCAACGAGAGACTCGGTGAAATTAAGATACCTGTGAAGAAGCAGGTTACCCGCGACAGGACGGAAAGACCCCATGGAGCTTTACTGTAGCTTGATATTGGGTGTTTACATAGCTTGTACAGGATAGGTAGGAGCCATTGAAACCGGGACGCTAGTCTCGGTGGAGGCACCCGTGGGATACTACCCTGGCTATGTGAACACTCTAACCCTGAGCACTTAGCGTGCTCGGAGACAGTGTCTGGTTGGCAGTTTGACTGGGGCGGTCGCCTCCTAAATAGTAACGGAGGCGCTCAAAGGTTTGCTTAGAATGGTTGGAAATCATTCTGTAAGTGTAAAGGCAGAAGCAAGCTTGACTGCGAGACTGACTAGTCGAGCAGGGACGAAAGTCGGACTTAGTGATCCGGTGGTACCGTATGGAAGGGCCATCGCTCAACGGATAAAAGCTACCCTGGGGATAACAGGCTTATCTCCCCCAAGAGTTCACATCGACGGGGAGGTTTGGCACCTCGATGTCGGCTCATCGCATCCTGGGGCTGTAGTTGGTCCCAAGGGTTGGGCTGTTCGCCCATTAAAGCGGTACGCGAGCTGGGTTCAGAACGTCGTGAGACAGTTCGGTCCCTATCCGTCGCGGGCGCAGGAAATTTGCGAGGAGCTGTCCCTAGTACGAGAGGACCGGGATGGACATACCGCTGGTGTATCAGTTGCGCCGCCCGGCGCATTGCTGAGTAGCTATGTATGGATGAGATAAACGCTGAAAGCATCTAAGTGTGAAACTCGCCTCAAGATGAGATTTCCCATTCCTATATGGAAGTAAGACTCCTGAAAGATGATCAGGTCGATAGGTTAGAAGTGGAAGCGTAGTGATACGTGAAGCGGACTAATACTAATCAGTCGAGGACTTAACCAAAGAAGTGCAATGGTGACTCAGCAGGAAATAATATTAGCTAGTTTTGAGGGAACGAAGTTCACTCAGTCGTGTGGTGGCGATAGCCTAAAGGATACACCTGTTCCCATGCCGAACACAGTAGTTAAGCTTTAGCACGCCAAAAGTAGTTGGGGGATCGCCCCCTGCGAGGATAGGACGTTGCCACGCCAATTAAACGGCGCTTTCGAAGTAATTCGAAGGCGCTTTTTTTGTATTTTTGTGAAAGCTAACTAATTATTGTATAATCAAGGCAATTGTTCAGAATAAAGGAGCCAGGATGATGAAACAGAAACATTTTTTTCGGATTACATTAGGATGGCAAATTATGCTGGGATTATTGCTGGGGATTATCCTGGGAGTAGTCTTTTATAAGAATCAAACGGCCATCACAGCGATGCAAAGCATTGGAACCATGTTCATTGGGTTAATCCAAATGATCGTATTGCCAATCGTCGTTTCGTGTTTAACGGTTGGGATTGCCAGTATGGGTGACATTCGGAAAGTTGGTCGGATTGGGGGGAAGACGTTAATTTACTTCGAATTGATGACGACCGTGGCGATTATCATTGGATTGGTAGTTGCTAACGTAGCCCATCCCGGATCGTTCATTGACGTCCACGCAATGCATTCCTCGGTCGATATTAGCAAGTACGTCTCGACCGCCCAACACTCTAAAAATGAGGGCTTGTGGTCGATGTTAATTGGTTTGATTCCCACGAATATTTTTGCTTCCCTTGCCAAGGGTGATATGATGCCGGTCATTGTCTTTTCGGTCTTCTTTGGGTTAGGAACAGCCGCGCTTGGGGAACGTGGCCAAATTATCATTGATTTTATGACGGCAGTGTCGCAGGTCATGTTTAAAATTACAAACTGGGTAATGCACCTGGCTCCAATTGGGGTCTGTGCGCTGATTGGAGTCACTCTCGCCGAATTAGGGATTGGGGCCTTATTACCCTTGGGCTACTTTGTATTGTTGGTTTACCTAACCATGATTTTCTTTGTCCTGTTCATCATGGGAATTGTGGCGCGCCTCTGTCACTTTAAACTGTACGAACTGTTAGTGGTCATTAAAAATGAAATTGTCCTGGCCTTTTCGACCGCTAGTTCAGAAGCAGTAATGCCGAAGATGATTGAAAAAATGGATCACTTTGGGGTGAGTCCCTCGATTGTTTCATTTGTAATTCCAACCGGATATACATTTAACCTGGATGGCTCAGCCATTTATCAATCAATTGCTGCCCTGTTTCTTGCCCAGGCTTATAATATCCAGCTCTCGCTCGGACAGCAAATCACGTTAATGCTCGTGTTGATGATTACTTCAAAAGGAATGGCAGGGGTCCCAGGGGCTTCATTTGTGGTTCTCTTGGCCACGGTTTCAACGATTGGAGTTCCGATGTCTGGGTTAACCTTTATTGCGGGAATCGATCGGTTTATCGACATGGGTCGGACCGCCGTGAACGTGGTTGGCAATTCGTTAGCAACCGTCGTGATTGGGAGTTCTGAGCATGAATTTGATGCCCACAAGGCGACGACTTATTACCAGCAGGTTAAGCAAAAAGCAGCGTCCTAACTAAAGAAAGATTGACATTTTTAGCTTTGATGATATGCTAGGATAAATTAAACCTTGTGGTGGTTGGCAATGTAACCAGCGCTTGTAAGTTAGTTCCGTGAAACTAACCAAGCGTGGGAGCCCAACGCCCACACTAATCTAATCAATTAATCGTTTCCGGTGAGAAACCAATTGAGGTTCAGGCTTATTATGAATTCAATTTAGCTACTCCCGGAGACCGTGGAGTAGCTTTTTTTATTGGAAAAGGGCAGAGGAGGACTTGTTGTGACAGCACGGTATTTAGTCTTAGAGGACGGCACGATTTACACCGGGACGGCCTTTGGTAGTGAGCGCGAGAGTATCGGCGAACTGGTTTTTAGCACGGGAATGTCTGGATACCAACAATCCATTACCGATCAATCTTATAACAATGAGATTTTGATGTTTACCAACCCGTTAATCGGCAATTACGGGGTTAATCGCGATAACTTAGAGTCACAGGTTCCAACCTGTCAGGGAGTGGTGGTTCGCGAAGTAGCGCGGCGCACCACGAACTGGCGGATGACGATGTCGTTGGCTGATTATTTGGCCCAACACGACATCCCGGGAATTAGCGAGATTGACACCCGGGCGGTCACCCGACACATTCGTCAATTCGGGGCAATGAAAGCCGCGCTCGTCAACGACGTGCAAGAGCCAACTCTGGCGCGGGTACGAGCTTGGTCGCGTGATCCGCAGGCAATCAATGAAAGTGCGACTCACAATGCCTACTCGGCCCCTGCAACCGGCCGGCGAATTGCCGTGATTGACTTTGGATTGAAGTATTCGATTTTGCGGGAACTGGCCAAGCGGAACTGTGACGTAGTGGTGTTACCACCAACGGCAACGGTTCAAGACGTTGAAGCAGTTTATCCCGATGGGGTCTTGTTAACTAACGGCCCCGGGGACCCGACAGCGGTTCCAGAACGGACCTTGAACATGATTAGCACCGTAGAGCAAAAATATCCCTTGTTCGGCATCTGCATGGGACACCAACTCTTTGCACTGGCGAACGGAGCGACCACGACCAAAATGAAGTTTGGGCATCGGGGTTTCAATCATCCAGTTCGAAACTTAGTGACCGGGCGGATTGATTTTACCTCGCAAAACCACGGCTACATGGTCGAACGGGACTCGTTAGCAGCGACCGCTCTAGATGTACTCCTAGAAGAGATTAACGATCACTGTGTGGAAGGCTTACAACACCAACAATTTCCGGCGTTTTCGGCGCAGTTTCACCCGGATGCTGCTCCAGGTCCCCACGACGCCGACTACTTATTTGATAAATTCATGGATCTAATTGATCAAAATCCCGTGCAGAAATAGAGAAAGGTGACGAACATGCCCCAAAGAACGGACGTTAAAAAAATCATGGTAATTGGCTCTGGCCCAATCATTATTGGACAAGCCGCTGAATTTGATTACTCTGGAACCCAGGCCTGCCTGGCTCTGAAAGAATTGGGCTATGAAGTAGTCTTGGTAAACTCCAATCCGGCAACGATTATGACGGATCGAGAGGTGGCCGATGAAGTGTACATTGAACCGTTAACCCTCGAGTTCGTTACGCGGGTGTTACGTAAGGAGCGTCCGGATGCCATTCTTCCGACCTTGGGGGGACAGCAGGGGTTGAACATGGCCAAGGAACTTTCCGACGCCGGGGTGTTAGATGAACTGCAGATTCAACTGCTCGGAACGGATCTAGCGGCTATCAACGAAGCCGAAGACCGGGAACAATTCCGGGATTTGATGCGCGAACTTGGAGAACCAGTGCCAGAATCCACGATTGCAACCACCACGGAGCAGGCCCTGGCCTTTGCTAAACAACACGGCTATCCCGTGATTGTCCGGCCGGCTTTTACGATGGGGGGCACTGGCGGGGGAATTGCCCACGACGAAGCGCAGTTGGCAGAAATTGCCGCCAACGGGCTGGAACTATCACCGGTGACTCAGGTCTTAATTGAACAAAGTATCGCTGGCTACAAGGAAATTGAGTTTGAAGTGATGCGCGACCATGCGGATAACGCAATGGTGGTCTGCAACATGGAAAACTTTGACCCGGTTGGCATTCACACGGGGGATTCGATCGTTTTTGCCCCCACGCAAACCCTCTCGGATGATGAGGTCCAAATGCTGCGGGACGCTGCGTTACGCATTATTCGCGCCCTAAAAATTGAAGGGGGTTGTAACGTTCAGTTGGCCTTGGATCCAAACAGTAGTCACTACTATGTGATTGAAGTAAACCCCCGGGTGAGTCGGTCCAGTGCGTTAGCTTCCAAGGCGACCGGCTATCCGATTGCCCGGATTGCCGCCAAAATTGCGGTTGGGTTAAACCTGGATGAAATCATGAACCCCGTCACGGGGACGACCTACGCTGAATTTGAGCCTGCCCTAGATTATGTGGTTTGCAAAATTCCCCGCTGGCCGTTTGATAAGTTTACCCAGGCAGACCGCCACCTCGGCACGCAAATGAAGGCCACCGGGGAAGTCATGGCGATTGAACGAACGGTTGAAGGCTCCATCCTAAAGGCCGTGCGGTCGTTAGACATCGATTTAAAGGATCTTGATGATCCCGCTTTGCATGCCTTGAGTCAGGCAGAGTTAGAAGCAGGGTTAGTTGCGGCTCGTGATGATCGCCTCTTTTACCTGTTCGAAGCCCTGCGCCGAGGGTTTTCCATTGACCAGTTAGCAACCCTGACGAAGATTCACATTTTCTTTTTGGATAAGTTGTTGCACATCTTGGAGCTTAGCCAAGCCTTAGCTGCGACACCGGGAGACCTGGCGACTTTAAGGGAAGCCAAGCGGTACGGCTTTTCCGATGCCACGATTGCCCGACTATGGGACCAGTCTGAAACGGCGATTCGGACGCGTCGATTGGAAAATGGGATTGTTCCAGTTTATAAGATGGTTGATACCTGTGCCGGTGAGTTTGAATCGCAAACGCCGTACTTTTACAGTACTTATGAATGGGAAAATGAGAGTCAGGTTAGTCAGAAACCAGCGGTCCTAGTCTTAGGTTCGGGACCAATCCGGATTGGTCAGGGAGTCGAGTTTGACTACGCTACAGTGCATTCCGTCGAAGCGATCAAGCAGGCGGGCT from Fructilactobacillus ixorae includes the following:
- a CDS encoding cation:dicarboxylate symporter family transporter gives rise to the protein MKQKHFFRITLGWQIMLGLLLGIILGVVFYKNQTAITAMQSIGTMFIGLIQMIVLPIVVSCLTVGIASMGDIRKVGRIGGKTLIYFELMTTVAIIIGLVVANVAHPGSFIDVHAMHSSVDISKYVSTAQHSKNEGLWSMLIGLIPTNIFASLAKGDMMPVIVFSVFFGLGTAALGERGQIIIDFMTAVSQVMFKITNWVMHLAPIGVCALIGVTLAELGIGALLPLGYFVLLVYLTMIFFVLFIMGIVARLCHFKLYELLVVIKNEIVLAFSTASSEAVMPKMIEKMDHFGVSPSIVSFVIPTGYTFNLDGSAIYQSIAALFLAQAYNIQLSLGQQITLMLVLMITSKGMAGVPGASFVVLLATVSTIGVPMSGLTFIAGIDRFIDMGRTAVNVVGNSLATVVIGSSEHEFDAHKATTYYQQVKQKAAS
- a CDS encoding carbamoyl phosphate synthase small subunit; this translates as MTARYLVLEDGTIYTGTAFGSERESIGELVFSTGMSGYQQSITDQSYNNEILMFTNPLIGNYGVNRDNLESQVPTCQGVVVREVARRTTNWRMTMSLADYLAQHDIPGISEIDTRAVTRHIRQFGAMKAALVNDVQEPTLARVRAWSRDPQAINESATHNAYSAPATGRRIAVIDFGLKYSILRELAKRNCDVVVLPPTATVQDVEAVYPDGVLLTNGPGDPTAVPERTLNMISTVEQKYPLFGICMGHQLFALANGATTTKMKFGHRGFNHPVRNLVTGRIDFTSQNHGYMVERDSLAATALDVLLEEINDHCVEGLQHQQFPAFSAQFHPDAAPGPHDADYLFDKFMDLIDQNPVQK
- the carB gene encoding carbamoyl-phosphate synthase large subunit gives rise to the protein MPQRTDVKKIMVIGSGPIIIGQAAEFDYSGTQACLALKELGYEVVLVNSNPATIMTDREVADEVYIEPLTLEFVTRVLRKERPDAILPTLGGQQGLNMAKELSDAGVLDELQIQLLGTDLAAINEAEDREQFRDLMRELGEPVPESTIATTTEQALAFAKQHGYPVIVRPAFTMGGTGGGIAHDEAQLAEIAANGLELSPVTQVLIEQSIAGYKEIEFEVMRDHADNAMVVCNMENFDPVGIHTGDSIVFAPTQTLSDDEVQMLRDAALRIIRALKIEGGCNVQLALDPNSSHYYVIEVNPRVSRSSALASKATGYPIARIAAKIAVGLNLDEIMNPVTGTTYAEFEPALDYVVCKIPRWPFDKFTQADRHLGTQMKATGEVMAIERTVEGSILKAVRSLDIDLKDLDDPALHALSQAELEAGLVAARDDRLFYLFEALRRGFSIDQLATLTKIHIFFLDKLLHILELSQALAATPGDLATLREAKRYGFSDATIARLWDQSETAIRTRRLENGIVPVYKMVDTCAGEFESQTPYFYSTYEWENESQVSQKPAVLVLGSGPIRIGQGVEFDYATVHSVEAIKQAGYEAIIMNNNPETVSTDASISDKLYFEPLTVEEVLNVIDLEQPLGVVVQFGGQTAINLAEPLAEHGVKILGTSVADVNRAEDRDEFDQVIKKLGIPQPVGGTATDPATALQIADQIGYPVLVRPSYVLGGRAMEIVRRREDLENYMENAVRVSHDHPVLIDQYLTGKECEVDAISDGKTVLIPGIMEHIERAGVHSGDSMAVYPSQTLSERVKQQIVADTEKLALELHCVGLMNIQFVVHDDQAYVIEVNPRASRTVPFLSKVTGIPMAQVATQAILGERLASQGYHSGLAPEGKLVHVKAPVFSFSKLNDVDTLLGPEMKSTGEVMGSDRTFPKALYKALEAAKLHVPDHGRVLLTVKDEDKEDTAQLARRFAALGYQILATPGTAKYFADHGITVQTVGKLGADHDLLDMMVAKQIQMVVNTVSNTPGSERDGAMIRSAAIADGVPLFTSLDTVSAILQMLEDQSFTTESL